From Mauremys mutica isolate MM-2020 ecotype Southern chromosome 23, ASM2049712v1, whole genome shotgun sequence, a single genomic window includes:
- the THEMIS2 gene encoding protein THEMIS2, with protein sequence MEPLSFQEYILSLDIASLPRVLKVCSGVYFQGSVYEVSGRECSLSTGDLMKITGLCLQKVTCVDPETGQATELPLNFKGHFQPSRDKLSYTSLKKLAWTRPAGLQDMPFSFTSAVDLTVDGRVIPKGQPISLLSVARHEGQEFANCTTMGQDGQHLLCLPFSLQGQFYECTGRQSYTLSQVLQSEALRGQRLKCSALSRHSLLLCPVYEVEAIMHMRKEVVKIPSTLEVDVEDVTEESQHIHFIKPLMLSEVLGLEGPFPLQAEILEGPEYPPIFENDWISRLQKGQKIQIHGKSCAWRILASSSKGRKGFRHFLLSSTYQGKFRRRPREFPTVFDLTASLGKGECLRVVVTKDCESPEEDLPSLSMGDRLEVLYLTKTQVCRQAEYRSIDVLLCSRSSGEGEDEESEQLMLPLHLEGGFVEEVSDSRRYSLPEIVELLQLPCEVKVATKDSSLANDVLGSFSAVRLEARITETFLETSLCEAPSVSFQIPPQWLDMALFFTEEPASPQTPLTDMSKVEELTESFYYHLLKLMPSNEAPPPRPPKRRDSRDKAGTQLSGAKEVTEKPKPLPPLSKSKCTPEESMPPSYKPRNARSPSAVRSSPNEYSPHQIGSQMAPKPKKPFKEATDENVSDGSDHDYELIDDELKKTIDRMQKAVLHY encoded by the exons GGTCGGTGTACGAGGTGAGCGGCAGAGAGTGCAGCTTATCAACAGGGGATCTGATGAAAATTACTGGCCTTTGCCTGCAGAAGGTCACCTGCGTGGATCCAGAGACCGGGCAAGCAACAGAGCTGCCTCTGAACTTCAAAG GGCATTTCCAGCCCAGCCGAGACAAGCTGTCATACACCAGCCTGAAGAAGCTTGCCTGGACCAGGCCAGCAGGGCTCCAGGACATGCCCTTCTCCTTCACCTCAGCAGTTGACTTGACCGTGGATGGGCGGGTCATTCCCAAGGGCCAGCCCATTTCCCTGCTTTCGGTGGCCAGGCATGAGGGCCAGGAGTTTGCCAACTGCACGACCATGGGGCAGGATGGGCAGCATTTGCTCtgcctccccttctccctccaggGCCAGTTCTATGAGTGCACCGGGCGGCAGAGCTACACGCTGAGCCAGGTGCTGCAGTCGGAAGCCCTGAGAGGCCAGCGCCTGAAATGCTCTGCACTCAGCAGGCACTCACTGCTCCTCTGCCCCGTGTACGAAGTGGAGGCGATAATGCACA TGCGGAAGGAGGTAGTGAAAATCCCCTCCACCCTGGAAGTGGATGTGGAGGATGTCACCGAGGAGTCTCAACACATCCACTTCATCAAGCCACTGATGCTGAGTGAGGTCctggggctggaagggccctTCCCCTTGCAGGCCGAGATCCTGGAGGGTCCTGAGTACCCACCTATCTTCGAGAACGACTGGATTTCCCGCCTGCAGAAGGGGCAGAAGATCCAAATCCATGGCAAGTCCTGTGCCTGGAGGATCCTCGCCTCGTCCAGCAAGGGCAGGAAGGGCTTCCGGCACTTTCTGCTTTCCAGCACCTACCAGGGCAAGTTTCGGAGACGCCCCCGGGAGTTCCCCACAGTCTTTGACCTGACAGCAAGTCTGGGGAAGGGTGAGTGCCTGCGGGTGGTGGTGACTAAAGACTGTGAGAGCCCTGAGGAGGATCTGCCATCTCTCAGCATGGGGGACCGGCTGGAGGTGCTGTACCTGACAAAGACCCAGGTCTGCAGGCAGGCAGAGTACAGATCCATCGACGTCCTCCTGTGCAGCAGAAGCAGTGGCGAGGGCGAGGACGAGGAGAGTGAGCAGCTCATGCTGCCACTGCACCTGGAAGGCGGCTTTGTGGAAGAGGTCAGCGACAGCAGGAGATACAGCCTCCCCGAGATAGTGGAGCTGCTTCAGCTGCCCTGCGAGGTCAAGGTGGCAACCAAGGATTCTTCCCTTGCCAATGACGTCCTGGGCTCTTTCTCCGCGGTGCGGCTGGAAGCACGAATCACTGAGACCTTCTTAGAGACCAGCTTATGTGAGGCGCCGTCAGTGAGCTTCCAGATCCCCCCTCAGTGGCTGGACATGGCCCTGTTCTTCACAGAGGAGCCTGCCTCACCGCAGACACCCCTGACAGACATGTCAAAAGTCGAAGAGCTGACAGAATCCTTTTATTATCATTTGCTAAAGCTGATGCCTAGCAATGAGGCTCCCCCACCGCGGCCCCCCAAAAGAAGAGATTCCAGGGACAAAGCAGGCACCCAGCTATCTGGAGCCAAAGAGGTCACTGAGAAACCAaag CCACTTCCCCCTTTGTCCAAGTCGAAGTGCACACCCGAGGAGTCTATGCCGCCGTCCTACAAGCCTAGGAATGCAAGGAGTCCCTCGGCTGTCCGGAGTTCCCCGAATGAGTACTCACCACATCAGATTGGCTCGCAGATGGCCCCCAAGCCTAAGAAACCCTTCAAAGAGGCTACAG